In Pengzhenrongella sicca, a single genomic region encodes these proteins:
- a CDS encoding alpha/beta fold hydrolase yields MTIDGLLAVHTYRTGPAGPVPLALLHGFPLDHRMWDDVAALLPGDRTVLAPDLPGLGDSPSGDDVAGALAAPAEPSIDAAADAVAATLRAAGVERAVVAGLSMGGYVAMALAERHPALVAGLGLLDTKSTTDDDAARAGRLRIAAAVLAEGRVDAVLGMARALLGETSRERQPELVGLVEHWIRGQGPAGIAWSQRAMAARPDRTAVLAGFAGPALVLVGAEDAIAPLAAAEHEAAALPDAVLVVVPRAGHLTSVENPEPVAAALDALALRVDRA; encoded by the coding sequence ATGACCATCGACGGCCTGCTCGCCGTGCACACCTACCGCACCGGCCCGGCCGGGCCGGTGCCGCTCGCGCTGCTGCACGGCTTCCCGCTCGACCACCGCATGTGGGACGACGTCGCCGCGCTCCTGCCGGGGGACCGCACGGTTCTCGCGCCCGACCTGCCGGGGCTCGGGGACTCGCCCTCGGGCGACGACGTGGCCGGCGCGCTCGCGGCGCCCGCCGAGCCGTCCATCGACGCCGCCGCCGACGCCGTCGCCGCGACCCTGCGCGCGGCGGGCGTCGAGCGCGCCGTCGTAGCGGGGCTCTCGATGGGCGGGTACGTGGCGATGGCCCTGGCCGAGCGGCACCCGGCGCTCGTCGCCGGCCTCGGCCTGCTCGACACGAAGTCGACGACCGACGACGACGCCGCGCGCGCGGGCCGCCTGCGCATCGCCGCCGCGGTGCTCGCCGAGGGCCGGGTCGACGCGGTGCTCGGGATGGCCCGCGCGCTGCTCGGGGAGACCAGCCGGGAGCGTCAGCCGGAGCTGGTCGGGCTCGTCGAGCACTGGATCCGCGGGCAGGGCCCCGCCGGCATCGCGTGGTCGCAGCGGGCGATGGCGGCGCGGCCGGACCGCACCGCGGTGCTCGCAGGCTTCGCCGGACCGGCGCTCGTGCTGGTCGGGGCGGAGGACGCGATCGCGCCGCTCGCGGCCGCCGAGCACGAGGCGGCGGCGCTGCCGGACGCCGTGCTCGTCGTCGTCCCCCGGGCGGGGCACCTGACGAGCGTCGAGAACCCGGAGCCGGTCGCGGCCGCCCTGGACGCGCTGGCGCTGCGGGTAGATCGGGCCTGA
- a CDS encoding alpha/beta hydrolase, with the protein MRDPGPAPAGHLQAGSAPDVRSLSVLPARREDVVLRTADGLTLVGELALPLDRPPVATLVTLHPLPTHGGYMDSHVLRKASWRLPALAGLAVLRFNTRGTSSPRGTSEGSFDGGAAEGLDVDAARAFAAGRGLPRPWLVGWSFGTELALMHGLRSTAPAIEGAILLSPPLHRATDADLAAWDAAGTPLVAIVPELDLYLSPAQARRRFAAVRQAEVIAVEGARHLWVGEPAVRRVLAEIVRHVLPETSPESPPHALEEP; encoded by the coding sequence GTGCGCGATCCGGGGCCCGCGCCCGCCGGCCACCTGCAGGCCGGGTCCGCGCCTGACGTGCGCTCGCTGAGCGTGCTGCCCGCGCGGCGCGAGGACGTCGTGCTGCGCACGGCGGACGGCCTGACGCTCGTCGGCGAGCTCGCGCTGCCGCTCGACCGCCCGCCCGTCGCGACCCTCGTCACGCTGCACCCGCTGCCCACGCACGGCGGGTACATGGACTCGCACGTGCTGCGCAAGGCCTCCTGGCGGCTCCCCGCGCTCGCGGGCCTGGCCGTGCTGCGGTTCAACACGCGCGGGACGTCGTCCCCGCGCGGCACGAGCGAGGGCTCGTTCGACGGCGGCGCCGCGGAGGGCCTCGACGTCGACGCCGCGCGCGCCTTCGCGGCCGGGCGGGGGCTGCCCCGGCCCTGGCTCGTCGGCTGGTCGTTCGGCACCGAGCTCGCGCTCATGCACGGCCTGCGGTCGACCGCGCCCGCCATCGAGGGCGCGATCCTGCTCTCTCCGCCGCTGCACCGCGCCACCGACGCGGACCTCGCGGCGTGGGACGCCGCCGGCACGCCGCTGGTCGCGATCGTCCCCGAGCTCGACCTCTACCTGTCGCCCGCGCAGGCCCGCCGCCGGTTCGCGGCGGTGCGCCAGGCCGAGGTCATCGCCGTCGAGGGCGCGCGACACCTGTGGGTCGGCGAGCCCGCGGTGCGGCGGGTGCTCGCCGAGATCGTCCGCCACGTGCTGCCCGAAACGTCGCCCGAGTCGCCACCCCACGCGCTGGAGGAACCATGA
- a CDS encoding GH1 family beta-glucosidase, with the protein MSSTRTFPADFLWGSATAAYQIEGAVSEGGRGPSIWDTFSHTPGATLNGDTGDVAADHYHRWREDIAQMKALGLGAYRFSISWSRVQPGGTGEFNPEGIAFYATLVDALIEAGIDPVVTLYHWDLPQELEDAGGWVNRNTAYLFAAYAERMAVELGSRVSVWTTFNEPWCAAYLGYASGVHAPGRTDGADALAAVHHLNLAHGLAGRAIRAVLGADTPLSITLNLHVSRPDDPTSAADVDAVRRIDAVGNRAFLGPVLEGAYPADLLADTAAVTDWAFVQAGDLELIHVPLDVLGVNYYSTGRVRHFSGEGERSQDDGHRDSDASPWVGVDDVEFLAQPGPHTAMGWNIDPGGLTELLLGLHAAYPDQPMMITENGAAFADDVSADGLVHDDARVAYLHDHLEAMGVAMDAGADVRGYFVWSLLDNFEWAYGYDRRFGIIRVDYGTQERTWKDSARWYQRLLSTNTLE; encoded by the coding sequence ATGAGCAGCACACGCACGTTCCCCGCCGACTTCCTCTGGGGCTCGGCCACGGCCGCGTACCAGATCGAGGGTGCCGTCTCCGAGGGCGGGCGCGGCCCGTCGATCTGGGACACGTTCAGCCACACCCCGGGGGCCACCCTCAACGGCGACACGGGCGACGTCGCGGCCGACCATTACCACCGCTGGCGCGAGGACATCGCGCAGATGAAGGCGCTGGGGCTCGGCGCCTACCGGTTCTCGATCTCCTGGTCGCGCGTGCAGCCGGGCGGCACCGGCGAGTTCAACCCCGAGGGCATCGCGTTCTACGCGACGCTCGTGGACGCCCTGATCGAGGCGGGCATCGACCCCGTGGTGACGCTCTACCACTGGGACCTGCCGCAGGAGCTCGAGGACGCGGGCGGCTGGGTCAACCGCAACACGGCCTACCTGTTCGCGGCCTACGCCGAGCGGATGGCCGTCGAGCTGGGCTCGCGCGTGTCGGTCTGGACCACGTTCAACGAGCCGTGGTGCGCCGCGTACCTGGGGTACGCCTCGGGCGTGCACGCGCCCGGGCGCACGGACGGCGCGGACGCGCTCGCGGCCGTCCATCACCTCAACCTCGCGCACGGGCTCGCCGGCCGCGCGATCCGCGCGGTGCTGGGCGCGGACACCCCGCTGTCGATCACGCTCAACCTGCACGTAAGCCGGCCCGACGACCCGACGTCGGCCGCCGACGTCGACGCGGTGCGCCGGATCGACGCCGTCGGCAACCGGGCGTTCCTCGGCCCGGTGCTCGAGGGGGCCTACCCGGCCGACCTGCTCGCGGACACCGCCGCGGTCACCGACTGGGCCTTCGTCCAGGCCGGCGACCTCGAGCTCATCCACGTGCCGCTCGACGTCCTCGGCGTGAACTACTACTCGACCGGCCGCGTGCGGCACTTCTCGGGCGAGGGGGAGCGGTCCCAGGACGACGGCCACCGCGACTCGGACGCGAGCCCGTGGGTCGGCGTCGACGACGTCGAGTTCCTGGCCCAGCCCGGCCCGCACACCGCCATGGGCTGGAACATCGACCCCGGCGGCCTGACCGAGCTCCTGCTCGGCCTGCACGCGGCCTACCCGGACCAGCCCATGATGATCACGGAGAACGGCGCCGCGTTCGCCGACGACGTCAGCGCCGACGGCCTCGTGCACGACGACGCGCGCGTCGCCTACCTGCACGACCACCTCGAGGCCATGGGGGTCGCGATGGACGCCGGCGCGGACGTGCGCGGGTACTTCGTCTGGTCCCTGCTCGACAACTTCGAGTGGGCGTACGGCTACGACCGCCGCTTCGGCATCATCCGGGTCGACTACGGCACCCAGGAGCGCACCTGGAAGGACTCGGCCCGCTGGTACCAGCGCCTCCTGAGCACGAACACCCTCGAGTAG
- the yicI gene encoding alpha-xylosidase — MKFTDGYWLVRDGMHPLHPAQAYDVWSDHDSMTVYAPTARIVGRGDTLNRPIATVTYSSPMDDVIRVRIEHHQGAVDAGPSFVLGGDERVPVKVAVDDEAGVLTSGALSVRVHRGAGWQVDFEAAGAVLTSSPHKGIGLVAADDGAHYVHEQLTLGVGELVFGLGERFGPYVKNGQSVDIWNADGGTSSEQAYKNVPFYLTNRGYGVFVNHPELVSFEVGSEHVSRSQFSVRGQSLEYFVIYGPTPKEVLRKYTALTGRPARVPEWSFGLWLSTSFTTSYDEATVSGFIDEMAARDLPLSVFHFDCFWMREFNWCDFEWDPRTFPDPEGMLTRLRARGLKICVWINPYIAQRSPLFAEAAAQGFLLKRTDGSVWQWDHWQAGMGLVDFTNPAAAAWFTGKLDRLLGMGVDAFKTDFGERIPTEGVAWHDGSDPQRMHNYFAQAYNKCVFDLLVARRGEGDAVLFARSATAGGQQLPVHWGGDCYSTFEAMAETLRGGLSLALSGFGFWSHDIGGFEGTPDPTVFKRWLAFGLLSSHSRLHGSGSVRVPWAFDEEAVDITRTFTQLKLSLMPYLARVAGEAHTAGTPMLRPMLLEFPHDRAAAALDTQYLLGDALLVAPVFSASGDVEYYVPEGTWTHLVTGAQVTGPRWVAQRCAIDTLPLLVRPGTVLPIGARTDRPDYDYADGVRLDLYEIADGARTVVEVPALGGAVAATFTVSRTGDRVLIEAEGATGAWSARVVGPDPRTVSAEPGASRLELAL, encoded by the coding sequence ATGAAGTTCACCGACGGCTACTGGCTCGTGCGCGACGGGATGCACCCGCTGCACCCGGCCCAGGCGTACGACGTCTGGTCCGACCACGACTCGATGACGGTGTACGCGCCGACCGCGCGGATCGTCGGCCGGGGCGACACCCTGAACCGGCCCATCGCGACCGTGACCTACAGCTCGCCGATGGACGACGTGATCCGGGTCCGGATCGAGCACCACCAGGGCGCCGTCGACGCCGGGCCGTCGTTCGTCCTGGGCGGCGACGAGCGCGTGCCGGTCAAGGTCGCCGTCGACGACGAGGCCGGCGTGCTGACCTCGGGCGCGCTCTCGGTGCGGGTGCACCGGGGCGCGGGCTGGCAGGTCGACTTCGAGGCCGCGGGCGCGGTGCTCACGTCGAGCCCGCACAAGGGCATCGGGCTCGTCGCGGCCGACGACGGCGCGCACTACGTGCACGAGCAGCTCACCCTCGGCGTCGGCGAGCTCGTCTTCGGGCTGGGGGAGCGCTTCGGCCCGTACGTCAAGAACGGCCAGAGCGTCGACATCTGGAACGCCGACGGTGGCACGTCGAGCGAGCAGGCCTACAAGAACGTGCCGTTCTACCTCACGAACCGCGGTTACGGCGTGTTCGTCAACCACCCCGAGCTCGTCTCGTTCGAGGTCGGCTCCGAGCACGTCTCGCGCAGCCAGTTCAGCGTGCGCGGGCAGTCGCTCGAGTACTTCGTCATCTACGGACCGACCCCCAAGGAGGTGCTGCGCAAGTACACCGCCCTGACCGGTCGCCCCGCGCGCGTCCCGGAGTGGTCGTTTGGGCTCTGGTTGTCGACGTCGTTCACAACCAGCTACGACGAGGCGACCGTCTCGGGCTTCATCGACGAGATGGCCGCGCGCGACCTGCCGCTGTCGGTGTTCCACTTCGACTGCTTCTGGATGCGCGAGTTCAACTGGTGCGACTTCGAGTGGGACCCGCGCACGTTCCCGGACCCGGAGGGCATGCTGACCCGGCTGCGGGCCCGCGGCCTGAAGATCTGCGTGTGGATCAACCCGTACATCGCGCAGCGCTCGCCGCTGTTCGCCGAGGCGGCGGCGCAGGGCTTCCTGCTCAAGCGGACCGACGGCTCCGTGTGGCAGTGGGATCACTGGCAGGCCGGGATGGGGCTGGTCGACTTCACCAACCCCGCCGCCGCGGCGTGGTTCACGGGCAAGCTCGACCGCCTACTCGGGATGGGGGTGGACGCGTTCAAGACCGACTTCGGCGAGCGCATCCCGACCGAGGGCGTCGCCTGGCACGACGGCTCGGACCCGCAGCGCATGCACAACTACTTCGCTCAGGCCTACAACAAGTGCGTGTTCGACCTGCTCGTCGCGCGGCGCGGCGAGGGCGACGCGGTGCTCTTCGCCCGCTCGGCGACCGCCGGCGGGCAGCAGCTGCCCGTGCACTGGGGCGGCGACTGCTACTCGACGTTCGAGGCGATGGCCGAGACCCTGCGCGGCGGGCTGTCGCTCGCGCTGTCGGGGTTCGGCTTCTGGAGCCACGACATCGGCGGGTTCGAGGGCACCCCCGACCCCACGGTGTTCAAGCGCTGGCTCGCCTTCGGGCTGCTGTCCTCGCACAGCCGGCTGCACGGGTCCGGCTCGGTGCGGGTGCCGTGGGCCTTCGACGAGGAGGCCGTCGACATCACCCGCACGTTCACCCAGCTCAAGCTGTCGCTCATGCCGTACCTCGCGCGCGTCGCCGGCGAGGCCCACACGGCTGGCACGCCGATGCTGCGGCCCATGCTGCTCGAGTTCCCGCACGACCGTGCCGCGGCGGCGCTCGACACCCAGTACCTGCTCGGCGACGCGCTGCTCGTGGCGCCGGTCTTCTCGGCCAGCGGGGACGTGGAGTACTACGTGCCCGAGGGCACGTGGACGCACCTGGTCACCGGGGCGCAGGTCACCGGGCCGCGCTGGGTCGCGCAGCGGTGCGCGATCGACACGCTGCCGCTGCTCGTGCGGCCCGGGACGGTGCTCCCGATCGGCGCGCGCACCGACCGGCCCGACTACGACTACGCCGACGGCGTCCGGCTCGACCTGTACGAGATCGCGGACGGCGCGCGCACCGTCGTGGAGGTGCCCGCGCTCGGCGGCGCCGTCGCGGCGACGTTCACCGTGAGCCGGACCGGCGATCGCGTGCTCATCGAGGCCGAGGGTGCGACCGGCGCGTGGTCGGCCCGCGTCGTCGGCCCGGACCCGCGTACGGTGTCGGCCGAGCCCGGTGCCTCGCGCCTGGAGCTCGCGCTCTGA
- a CDS encoding carbohydrate ABC transporter permease, giving the protein MATDSAVLTATPAAIAPRRGTRFQHGKSRWLILAVALGLALAMMIPFVIMLLNAFKSPADYAANGPVSLPSHLYFDGLVNFWNRVNFPEKLVNSIWISGAVAILATLVSLLNAYALGIGRVRGRLWIVGLFLLANMLPQESLIYPLYYLAKQTGLYNNQWSVIIIFTVIQSAFGTYLLQSVFATFPPSVLEAAALDGANKWQVLWRVVFPISRPTLSVLVIFFFIWTWNEFFIPLVMLIDNATQTIPVALASLQGDRLMDAPTINAGSLISLLPAVIFFLIFQRTLTRGITAGAVK; this is encoded by the coding sequence ATGGCCACCGATTCCGCGGTTCTGACCGCGACCCCCGCCGCCATCGCCCCCCGGCGCGGCACGCGCTTCCAGCACGGCAAGTCGCGCTGGCTCATCCTGGCCGTCGCGCTGGGCCTCGCGCTGGCGATGATGATCCCGTTCGTGATCATGCTGCTCAACGCGTTCAAGTCGCCCGCCGACTACGCGGCCAACGGGCCGGTCAGCCTGCCGTCGCACCTGTACTTCGACGGGCTGGTCAACTTCTGGAACCGGGTCAACTTCCCCGAGAAGCTGGTCAACTCGATCTGGATCAGCGGCGCGGTGGCGATCCTCGCCACGCTCGTCTCGCTCCTGAACGCGTACGCGCTCGGCATCGGCCGGGTGCGCGGGCGGCTGTGGATCGTCGGCCTGTTCCTACTCGCGAACATGCTGCCGCAGGAGTCCCTCATCTACCCGCTCTACTACCTCGCGAAGCAGACGGGCCTGTACAACAACCAGTGGTCGGTCATCATCATCTTCACGGTGATCCAGAGCGCGTTCGGCACGTACCTGCTCCAGTCCGTCTTCGCGACCTTCCCGCCGTCGGTGCTCGAGGCCGCGGCGCTCGACGGCGCGAACAAGTGGCAGGTGCTGTGGCGCGTGGTCTTCCCGATCAGCCGCCCCACGCTGTCGGTCCTGGTGATCTTCTTCTTCATCTGGACCTGGAACGAGTTCTTCATCCCGCTCGTCATGCTCATCGACAACGCGACGCAGACGATCCCCGTCGCGCTCGCCTCGCTGCAGGGTGACCGGCTCATGGACGCCCCGACGATCAACGCGGGCTCGCTCATCAGCCTCCTGCCAGCGGTGATCTTCTTCCTCATCTTCCAGCGCACGCTCACGCGCGGCATCACCGCCGGCGCGGTCAAGTAG
- a CDS encoding carbohydrate ABC transporter permease, translating into MVTTSDPSVRVRRPPAGRTRGRSGSGGVYWAYLIPGAILFIAVIVVPFVMNLYLSFTKWPGLGTPRWVGLDNYTRLLSDETFWLSFRNSLAMIVAMVVVPTLLGLLLASVLFDYLGKRFNGQVASALRATYYLPQILPVAVAGILWGWILNPQTGALNVFLRQIGLDSLALNWLGDTTTAMPTVMLVMIWVQLGYPVVIFMAALQRVDPELYEAAELDGAGWFARFRAITLPQIKPETFVVTLTCTIAALKVFGPIYVLTKGGPENTTNVPSYFSYQNFFPKSQVGYGAAIATVLTIIVVIVSIAFIRAQASSERKEGS; encoded by the coding sequence ATGGTGACAACTTCGGACCCGAGCGTGCGCGTACGCCGGCCGCCTGCGGGGCGAACTCGCGGCAGGTCCGGTTCGGGCGGCGTGTACTGGGCGTACCTCATCCCCGGCGCGATCTTGTTCATCGCCGTGATCGTCGTGCCGTTCGTGATGAATCTGTACCTGAGCTTCACGAAGTGGCCCGGGCTCGGCACGCCGCGCTGGGTCGGCCTCGACAACTACACGCGGCTGCTCTCGGACGAGACGTTCTGGCTGTCGTTCCGGAACTCCCTCGCGATGATCGTCGCGATGGTCGTGGTCCCGACGCTGCTCGGCCTGCTCCTCGCGTCGGTCCTGTTCGACTACCTCGGCAAGCGGTTCAACGGCCAGGTCGCCAGTGCGCTGCGCGCGACCTACTACCTGCCCCAGATCCTCCCCGTCGCGGTCGCGGGCATCCTGTGGGGCTGGATCCTCAACCCGCAGACCGGCGCGCTCAACGTCTTCCTGCGCCAGATCGGGCTCGACTCGCTCGCGCTGAACTGGCTCGGCGACACCACGACGGCGATGCCGACCGTCATGCTCGTGATGATCTGGGTCCAGCTCGGGTACCCCGTCGTGATCTTCATGGCCGCGCTGCAGCGCGTGGACCCCGAGCTCTACGAGGCAGCCGAGCTCGACGGAGCGGGCTGGTTCGCACGGTTCCGCGCGATCACGCTCCCGCAGATCAAGCCGGAGACGTTCGTCGTGACCCTGACCTGCACGATCGCCGCGCTCAAGGTGTTCGGCCCGATCTACGTGCTGACCAAGGGCGGCCCCGAGAACACGACGAACGTGCCGTCCTACTTCTCCTACCAGAACTTCTTCCCCAAGTCCCAGGTCGGCTACGGCGCGGCGATCGCCACCGTCCTGACCATCATCGTCGTCATCGTCTCGATCGCGTTCATCCGGGCGCAGGCGTCGAGCGAGCGCAAGGAGGGCAGCTGA